GGAGCTCTCACCCATGTGAGCCACCCACTATGCCCTTGGAAAACACAGATGGGAAGGATGGGATTTCTTTGGTTCTGTGAGTTTCCCTAGATCATGAATACCAGAGTAGAATTGTACTGGAACTAGGAGAACAGAATCAGAAGTGGGGGAAACAGGGACAGGGGACTGAGAAAGGAAGAAGATGATGGGATCAGGTTCAGGGGTAGATGAGAAGTGAAGAGAAGTTAGCAACCAAGTTGATTCTGTAAATGGGGATCTAAGACTCAGATGGCAGTAAGAATTAAGATGAAAAATTAGAATAAGACTGAGATAGAGTGGATCTGGAAAGGGGAACTAGAATCACAAAGGTTGAATATACACCTTCTCCATTTGCAGTGCAAGAACAAAGTCTCCCTTCAAAATCTGTCAATGGTGCTTCGCCAACTGCGGACTGACTCTGGAGATGAACATTCTCGCCATGTCATGGACAGTGTCCGACAGGCTAAGTTGGCTGTGCAGATGGACATCCTTGATGGCCGCTCTTGGTGTGAGTGCTCTCAAAAGATCTCCAGCAAgtttctagagcagtggttctcaaccgtgGCTGCACACCAGAATCATCTGGAGCCCATCTATTGAGTCTGACTCCAATAAGTGTGAAGCCAGGGCATCTTTGCTTTGAAGAAAccccccccaaatttttttttttgcggtacacagacctctcactgttgtggcctctcccattgcggagcacaggctccggacacacaggctccgcggccgtggctcacgggcccagccactccgcggcatgtgggatcttcccagactggggcacgaacccgtgtcccctgcattggcaggcggactctcaaccactgcgccaccagggaagggaagcccccaaaagatATTTTGATGAACCACTATTCTAGGAACTCTTGGACCTTTTCATCGAAGAGAGGAGGCTTATGTTTCCATATAAGCAAGGCAGGGCTTTTGTGCAGTCTGTTGTAGTTTCTCCTTTGTGTCCATGTTTGCCTCTTTATCCCAGTGGAATTTTGGGTATACTTGTAAGTTTAGTGTCATCAATGGTTTGTTTCAGACGTGGGGCCTTTCATATAGACTTTTGAGGGTAACCAAAATAGTTATACTTTGAACTTGAGCTCTGAGATGATCCATCACTGAGtttcttagtttttttctcttcccccGCCCCAACCCCCTTAGGTGGGACGGGATGGCTAGAGTGGGttggagttgggtatttctctTCCTTAGGTCAGTTACTCTCTGATAACTGATAGCTTACCCTAGCAGGTTAGACTCTGGTTAATTAGTCTCtcctgagggcaggccttgttaagaatgGAGtgcttgggagttccctggtagccTACTGGTTAAGATCATAGGCTTTcattgccatggcctgggttcagtccctggtcggggaactgagatcccataagccatgtgATGTGGCCAAAACCccccacaaaaacaacaacaagaagaaGAGAGTGCTCTGGCATATTCCAAAAAAGTTCCTTTGCCCCCTCCCTCTGCTGGAAGTATGAGGGTGTTCTCTGATATTTGCTGTGGGAATCTGGTTGAGTTCCTGGAGGTAAATCTCACAATATTGTGGGGACTCCCTTGTGACTGGGACCCCTGGgcttgtccacactgagcctccagaaTTCGTCAATttcagttcaggttttcctaccccAGCAGTGTTCTGTGGTAGCTCATAAGTTTCTGCTCTGCTAAGCCATAACTCCCTGTATtcacctgtctctccaattttggGGGCAGCAGTTTGCCCTGTGTTATCCCCTTCCTTATGCATCCAGGAAGAGTTGTGGATTTTTTAGTCTGTTCAGCCTTTTGCTTGTTAGGATTGAGTGGCGACTGCAAGCTCCTTACATGCGGAACCCtgtgtttctctttcagatattctgGGGAATGCGTACCTTTCTCTTTACTTCAGTACTGGCCAGAACCCTAAGATCTCCCAGCAAGCCCTCAGTGCCTATGCCCAAGCAGTAAGTATTTATGGTCACCCAGGCAAGATATATAGAGGCAGCAACAGAAACAAGAGTGTTCAGTCTTCCTTGTGGCTTTTTAGCAAGACGCACGGGCAGTGTTTGCTGGCGTCCAGTGTGTGGTTTTGCAAAGCTGGGTGTGCAAAGGTGATGTAGCTCTTCCTATAACTTGAATATTAGCAACCACTTGCAGTGTGTGCCTCAGTGCTAGGTAGCTCCTTGAGCTATTTGGATTTCGTACAGGCGTGCATAACCAAACCACAGAGCCCATGCCAACATGTTCATCTCTTTAACATGTTATGTGTGAAAATAATGCTTGTTAATATTcgtgtacatttttaaagaaaaataaaaactctgatACTTAAGTATAAATTAAGCAGTATCCCCAGGTTAACCATTAGATAGTATGGCTCTGGATTTCCCACAGACtaaaatggaaaacagcatgTAGCCCATTCTACATTATAGCCTAGGGATTAATTCACTGGAGCTCATGCTTTGCCTTAGGCTTTCAGGCTATGTTTATATCGATAGCCACTTGCAAGGGGATTTCCTTCAGGCCTTGAGTGCCTGACTGCTCACTGTTACAAGGTTTACATTGACCTTTTGAGCACTTTTTATATAGGCTTCATAttcacttttgttttctcttcacaTGGAGACTTGCTTTTTAACTTACCACTATTTATTTTGCTCTGACTGGCAGAATAAGGAATATAGCTACCTTATATTCATGTTTGCAGTTTAGGAATTGTTCTTTTTTCACCATCCCacagaaactttatttttcacaaaGCCGAAGTGCAAAACATAGATAACCATTTGTAATAAGCACAGTCAAATTTTTAACCACAAGATGTCTACAAGaattatagctttaaaaaatacaaccaaattTTATGTTTCAAAAATATCTCAACtcaaattaatttcttaaaaagtacACTTCTCATACTATTTGTTTGGCATTACCCTGGTTGAACTCTGGCGCTGCCGTAATTGGGAGCTGTGGGCACACATGTGTGCATTGTGCTCTTGCCCTCACTGCTGTGCTGATGAGTGCAGCTCAACTGGTGGGACTCACACTCACGACAGAGGAGCATGCAGTACTAAAATGGCTTTTTAAGAAATGACAGATACGACTTCTCACACACCATGCTTCTCACTGTAGCCTTAATGGTGGCATTTAACTCAACCCAACCTGTATAGCCAGTggggttattctttttttcaatcaGGGAAATTTTCAGGCTGAGGAACTACATTTTACTCTAATTTCTTAATCTGGTAAACGTTTACATTTTAAAGCATGATGTACTCCTTCAAATTTTATGTTTGGCTTCTGCTAAACAGTTGCTTTTAactcttaatttcttcatcagtcCTGCATTTTTAAACATAGTTGAACCAACCATTTAAACAATTTAATTTATGTTGTTTGTGCTTTCGCAGTGTGCCAGACAatgaatagaattaaaaaaatgaagtgatCCTAGCCATGAACATAGCCAGCAGTTTCTTCATAACATATTTGTCTGCACTGTCATGTGGTTTCTGGCCATGTATTTAAATTGGAGAATCAGAATTTGGCGTTCACTGTGTGTTTTAAGGGAGCTTGGATGTAGATGTTTGTATCTGGAGCCAGGCTCATGGGCAGAGGAAATGCATTAAATTGACATCATTTCTTTCCTAGGCTTTCCTCATTTATACCAGCATCTCATtgattaaaataaactttttatcagctttttgtttgtttgtttagtattATAGTTTTTACTGGAAAAAATTCACATGTAAGTggatctgtgcagttcaaacctgtgttgttcaagggttttttttcatctttattggagtatatctgctttacaatgttgtattagtttctgctatacaacagaACGAATcagtatacgtatatccccatgtcccctccctcttgagcctccctcccaccctccctatcccacccctctcggtcgtcacaaagcatcgagctgatctccctgtgctatgcagcagcttcccactagccatccattttacacttcgtagtgtatatatgtcagtgctactctctgacttcatcccagcttcccttccccgccccgtgtcctcaagtccattctctacgtctccatctttatttctgccctgccactaggtttatCCGTACCGtttttttcgattccacatatatgcgttagcgtggggtatttgttttttctctttctgacttacttcactctgtatgacagacttctttatttatttggttgcaccaggtcttagctgcaacttgcaggctccttagttgcaacatgcatgtgggatttagttctctgaccagggattgaacctgggccccctgcattgggagcatggagtcttaaccactgagccaccggggaagtccctttaTCAGATGTTAAtcacatattttttctatttttatactaTTGCATGGATAAattataatcatattttaaagtttcatgcAAATACGAAACCCTTTCATCCTTGAGATTTCAGGGATTGAGTAATATGTGCCACACAAGCAGTTACTGTATAACAGTGTGGGTAtaggaagtttttttaaaaaatttattttatttttggctgcgttgggtctttgttgccaagcatgggtttttctctagttgtggcaagcgggagctactcttcgttgtggtgtgcaggcttctcattgcggtggcttctcttgttgtggagcacgggctctctgtgcacgggctccagtagttgtggcacgtggggtcaatagttgtggctcgcgggctctagagtgcaggctcagtagttgtggtgcacgggtttagttgctccgtggcatgtgggatcttcccggaccagggatcgaacccatgttccttgcattggcagacggattcttaaccactgcgccaccagggaagccctgggaaacATTTTGACAAGCAAGAAACTTAAATTTTTCCAGGGTAAGGAGGTTTAAGACATGTTGTGCATGGCCATCCTTAAGACTGAGACAAGAGCCACTGATGATCTTTTTATCCCACTATAGGAGAAGGTTGACAGGACAGCTTCCAGCAATCCTGATCTTCATCTGAACAGGGcaacggtaaaaaaaaaaaaaaaaaaaaaaatcatttgtgtgGGGGAGTGGTCATCTGAAGGTCAAATACATAAGATATCTAGGTTTTAGCCTGTGAGGATGACTGAGTATTCACAGGGACAAGGTTGGGTACAAACTGCGAGAGGAAAGTCATATTATTTCTGGGAAAAGCTAGCTTAGTTTGACTAAAGTATCTGGAGGGAAAGGAAAAGGGGCTGAGTTGGTGGGAGGGTAAATAGAGGATGGGGTACACAGTTCAGAAGACTTTCCTGAAGTGTTCATtgtaaacataaaaatagaatcacccAATATATACAACTTAACTGTTGTAGAGTTTGGAAGTTAGCTTCTTTGAAATGATTCCATCTTTGGGGTTGTGATCACCTTGGCCAGGATGTAAGGTGTTACTGGCTCTTCAGGCTGTTCATTTGTAGAAGAGGAAGACAGCTGGGAAGGAAAGCAGTTTATTTCTCTAGATTCCTAGCCCACTGTGCTATTACTaatccctccccagcccctccccctacCCCACGGATAGTTTGGGTTGAACACACTTATAATTGGGAGGTTTTTGGTTACTTCTTGTGCAGTTACATAAATATGAAGAGAATTATGGGGAGGCCCTGGAAGGCTTTTCTCGGGCTGCAGCACTGGACCCTGCCTGGCCAGAGCCCCAGCAGCGAGAGCAGCAACTCCTGGATTTCCTGAATAGATTAACCAGCCTCCTTGAGAGCAAGGTAGAGATGTCTATATGCTGAATCCTGCTTTTTTATTCTGCTGTAGaccaataaaataagaataaagtagGCCTCAGTAGTAGTGACCCTATAGAAGTGGGTAGGTGGGAGGGGAGGACTAGACTCTCAAGGAGAGTGACTAGTTCCtagcttctttttttaacatctttattggagtatagttgctttacagtggtgtgttagtttctgctttataacaaagtgaatcagctatacatatacatatgtccccatatctcttccctcttgtgtctccctcccttccaccctccctatcagtTCCCAGCTTCTTacctatttccttttcctttgcagGGAAAGGTGAAGACCAGAAAGTTGCAGGGCATGCTGGGAAGCTTGCGCCCAGCCCATCTAGGCCCTTGTGGTGATGGGCGCTATCAGTCAGCCTCTGGGCAGAAGGTGACCCTGGAGCACAAGCCCCTGAGTGCTCTGCAGCCTGGTGTAAATAGTGGAGCTGTGGTCCTGGGAAAGGTGGTGTTCAGCCTTACTACGGAGGAGAAAGTCCCCTTGTGAGTTTCtcttgccttttctctttttcatccttttaaactAGTTGCTCTTATTTCCTGGCCTTTCTCTAAAAGTTGAGGACATTGTTAGTGGTTAGAGATGAGTGAGTTCTGCTTCCCTTCTGTGACTGTCTTCCCTTCTGTGAGCAAGTATTGTTTAGGTGATATCTAACAATCTCTCTATAGATTCTGTCACCATCCATTTTTTCCCTGAGCTTGGTGTTCTGTGGACTCCTATATTCGAAGCTGAAGTTTGACAGCTACTTTTTTTTATGAGACAGATGGAAACCTTAAAATTCTCCTACCTCTTCGTGTTTTCATGATCATAGAGGCACAAAGAGGAAGAATTCTAAGTCCTGTTTGGACTTAGGTATGCCTAAGCAGTTCTGGAAGGTGAGCTTTGAGTTTGAATTTATGGCCTGATGGAGAAATTCTCTCAGatgttattcaacaaataatcaTTGAGCATGTGCTATATGTGTTGTAGGGAGTTAAAATAAATGTGACACACCCAAATGAAGGGTGCTTATAGTCTAGTAGAGGAAATgagttaaaaatattcatttagaaaatttttaactCTTGAAAAATGAGGGTTTGGTCAGTGTCATCATTCCTTGATCCTTCACTCACTTCCCAATCCCTGGTTGActagtttcctttttctgttttctactgaattttttttgtttctgggaTCACCAGTGTTTGATCCAGTAGCTTCTACTGGAAGCATTCTGATTTCTCTCTCACTGTTCCCTTTCATATTCCTTCTGCTCCATTCAAACTAAAATATAACTCCCATTGTATGCCTGATATTCCTCCATGGCATTTTCATGGTATAAGAATTTGAAGAATTGAAGAGCAAGAAGATAGTTGAAAAAGTTTAGTTACTAGAGCAGACCCTAGAGTTAAGAGGAATGAGAAAGAAATATAGACAAAGGTAGGGTTTTAGGGGCCCTTGAGAACAAATATTTTCATACTCCTCTTTTTATGCGCAATTTCTAAATGTTAAGTTCTAGGAGGACTCTGTTTttgttcctttcctcttttctctctataTCAGGATGGCAAATAGATGCCAACTTTGATCATTTGGCAGTGGCTGCATGATTTACTGtaaagaaggattctgaggctttGACTGGTTTCACCAGGAGAATGCTGTGCTTGATTTGCAGTGTTTGCTGTGAATTTGGGTGTGCCAAGTGATGGCATGAGCATCGATTCTTCACCATCTCACTCATAGGTCATCTCATTTGGTGACGTCATACAAACCCAAGGCTTTGGCTGCCTCTTCTATGCTCACAGGTCTAGCTCCAGCCCAAGGCTCATTTCCAACTTTGGATTCCTATGTCCAGCTGCCTCTGGGCTATAATAAGAAACCTCTAACTCAGTATGTTCAGAATTACTCACCTCATCTTTCTCTGTCAACCTGCTTGTCCTCCCTGAATTCCTTTTCAATCAATGGTACCACCTCTACTCAGTCACTTAATTAAGACTTCTGGAAGTTGTTCTAGACTTCTCCATTCTCTTGCTTTGAGGCAATCACCAAGTCCAATAGATATACCTTTTAGTCCCTACTTTCCTGTCTTTACTAATTTAATTCAGCCTCTTAACACATCTCCAGACAAGTCTCCCTGTTCCCTGTTTTTCCTCCAGTGTTCCACAGTACAGAGAAATATTTCCCAGATGCAGATCTGACCATTgctgtttcttattttaaatctCTTACTGGTACTGTGTAGCTTTTAGGATGAAGTTTTAACTCTTTAGCTTAACACCCAGAACCCTTTATGATTTTCTCCCTGCCTCCCCGTGTCCATTATCTTCATCACTTTAACGCTTGTACCTTTTGTTCCAACCTTGGAATTATTTTGTAGGTTTCAGAACAGCTATTTTCATGCCTCTGTGTTTTTACACACAGTTACTATGCCTGGATAATCTTTTTGCTGCTTCTTGATATAGATTACATTTTtcccccaacattttattataaaaattttcaaacatacagcgaaattgaaagaattttacagtgaacatttgtgtacctATAGtctactattaatattttattatacttagTTTATCACAGATTTATTTATTCCCATATTCATCTATTGGTCTCTCTTATTCTTGGtccatttcaaagtaaattgcagACATTAGTATACTTTcctctaaatacttcagcatgcagTCATTAAGTAgagttcaatatttttaataattttattctttttatgtaaaatttacatacaatgaaatgtacAGATCTTAGTGCATATTTcctaagttttgacaaatgcatacacccttACAACCTAAACACCTATAGAGAACATTACCACCACCTCAGAAGTTCTCTTATGTTCCTTCCCAGTCAAGCCATATCCCCTTCCCTTAGAGATTTTTTATTTCCACTGAAGAGTAGTTTTCCTGTTTTAACCCAGGTAGTTTTTCATTCTTTAAGATTCAGTTTGAGGGTCTCCTCTTCATGGAAACCTTCCTGGCTTTCTATTGATCTAGACATTtctcctctgggctcccacagCCCAACCTTTGGCTTCACTGACTTCATCACAAGCAAAAAGCTATTCTGGCACCTATTGCAGTTGTACTGTTAGTGATGGTCTAATTGTCTGACACCCACTAGACTAATAAGCTCactcacagtgcctgacacatgttAGGTATTCAGTGAAAGTTTGTGGAATTAAAGTGACAGTAATGGTTAGAGAGTTTGATGAAGGTTGTGATAGTTAAATTGATAGAGCAGGAATACTGTTCCGCTGCAACATTTCGAACTAGttcattattaatatttgttgaatgtgtcCCAAGTTCTTAGAAAAGTGACAGATTGATGAGTCTTGTGCATGTTCTCTAAAGATACATATCTAAGACAAATGAGCCCTTAGATGTACATAGTGAATGATAGTACCTGTCATAGGAGTTCTAAATAAGTAActaagaaagcatttttttttttttttgctgatattttaaaacccctatttttgcttttctttcctgcccacttccttttttttttttctcttctctctcttaacCCATCTTAACCTGGCAGTACATTTGGCCTGGTAGATTCAGATGGACCTTGCTGTGCAGTGATGGTATATAATATGGTGCAGAGCTGGGGAGTGCTCATTGGGGACTCTGTAGCCATCCCTGAGCCTAACCTTCGGCTTCACCGAATTCAGCACAAGGGAAAGGTGAGTGATGGCTAGGATTCTTTCTCACCTCATAGGCTCTCAAAGTGGGACAAGTttacctcttttaaaaaatatacataaagtaatgcatatatatgtgtgtgtgtgtgttgtatgatATCCTATatttacacatgtatatgtatatatgtaatttattttttactaataGTTTtactaaaagtaattttttttgttttttgttttgtttttctttactaaAAAACTACTGGtaaacaaaaagaatttttaaaatggaccgaacagagaaagacaaatacatatgatatcacttacatgtgaaatcttaaaaagcCGAACTGTGAAAACAGAATAGAATGGTGATTATACTGGGATGGTGGAATTGGGGAGAGGTTGTTTAAAGGTATAAACTTGCAACcagtagataaataagtcctggagatctaatgcacagcatagtgattatagacaacaatatagtattataaacttcaaagttgccaagagactagatcttaattgttcccaccacaaaaatgaaatgataattatgtgaagtgatagaggtgttagctaatgtaatggtggtaatcatattgcaatatataaatatatcaaattaacatgttaattaataccttaaacttacataatgttatatgccaattatttcaataaaaataaatttttaaaaatggactgaAATATTGTCAGTCAGATGTTATTACTGTTAACAGTCTTTTCATAAATTTGTGTACAcattcatatgtatatttttaattatgagTGGAATATTATATGCAGATGTTTGTGAACATTTCCTGTGGTTTTCCATATTCTGCAACATTGTTTTGAATGAATACATAGAGgtggtgatgaagatgatgatgatagttaaaatttactgaacacttaactGACTGCTAGACACTGTGCAAAGAGTTTTATGGCCTGCATTGGATCATTTAATCCCTACAAAACTCTACAAGAGCAGATATTTAATCGCTTTTTCCCCATTTAgatcaagggtcagcaaactctGGCCGGTTGACCAAATCTGgctcactgcctgtttttgtatggctTGTGAGccaagaatggtttttatatttttaaatgaaaacaattgaaAGAAGAATAATAATTTGTGATACATGAAGATTacaggaaattaaaatttcagtgtttgtaattaaatttttttgaaacaaAGTATACCCATTTGTTTActgttgtctgtggctgcttttataCTAGTGTCAGAGATGAATGGttctgtgacagagaccatatgacccacaaagccgaaaatatttattatttgactctttacagaaaaaatttgctGACCCCAGATCTAGATTATTAATAATTGTTCCTTATTATAAAAGtactttagtaaatattttaatatctgtgcATATCCatgattattaaataaatttaattaattcctTAAAGAAATTAAGTGAATTTCTAAGGTAGAATCCTGGCTCCAAAGGGTATGCAGAattctaagacttttttttttttttttttggctgcgttaggtcttcgttgctgcgcgcaggctttctctagttgtggcaagcaggggctgctcttcgttgcggtgcgcaggcttctcattgctgtggcttctcgttgcagagcactggctctaggcacgtgggcttcagtagttgtggtgtgtggactcagtagttgcagcgcgcagggctaggcatgcaggcttcagtagtagttgtggtgcgtgggctcagtaggtgcAGTTTGTGGGCTCCGGGGcttatgggcttcagtagttgtggtgcatgggcttagttgctccaaggcacgtgggatcttcccagaccagggatcgaacccttgtcccctgcattggcaggtggattcttaaccactgcgccaccagggtagtccctctAAGACTTTTGATACATATTGCCAAACTATTTTTTGGAAGGTTGTACCAGTTAATATCAACAGTGGATGTCAGtaattgtttttctgtggttttctttgcAACTCTGTGTAGAAacctttgaaaaattatttgctgattttatatgaaaaatatagcATCAATATTGTTTGGCTTTGGCTTCTTGATTATTGGTGAGGTTGAAATTTTTATCATATGTTTATTGACTATAATTCTTttataaattgctttttttttgtcaCTTGCCCATGTTCCTGTtaggatgttttaaaaattgatttatgaAAACTGTTTAATTCACTTCTTTACTTTGACTTAAAAGAACCTCCTTTACACTCCAAGTGGAACAGTATTTTTTGGATAAAGATCTTTTAACAACACATTT
This sequence is a window from Mesoplodon densirostris isolate mMesDen1 chromosome 4, mMesDen1 primary haplotype, whole genome shotgun sequence. Protein-coding genes within it:
- the TTC5 gene encoding tetratricopeptide repeat protein 5 isoform X2; protein product: MMAEEEEEVKEILPKLQELVDQLYSFRECYFDTHSVEDAGRKQQDVREEMEKTLQQMEEVVGSVQGKAQVLMLTGKALNVTPDYSPKAEELLSKAVKLEPKLVEAWNQLGEVYWKKGDVAAAHTCFSGALTHCKNKVSLQNLSMVLRQLRTDSGDEHSRHVMDSVRQAKLAVQMDILDGRSWYILGNAYLSLYFSTGQNPKISQQALSAYAQAEKVDRTASSNPDLHLNRATGKVKTRKLQGMLGSLRPAHLGPCGDGRYQSASGQKVTLEHKPLSALQPGVNSGAVVLGKVVFSLTTEEKVPFTFGLVDSDGPCCAVMVYNMVQSWGVLIGDSVAIPEPNLRLHRIQHKGKDYSFSSVRVETPLLLVVNGKPQGSSSQAAATVASRPQCE
- the TTC5 gene encoding tetratricopeptide repeat protein 5 isoform X3, which produces MMAEEEEEVKEILPKLQELVDQLYSFRECYFDTHSVEDAGRKQQDVREEMEKTLQQMEEVVGSVQGKAQVLMLTGKALNVTPDYSPKAEELLSKAVKLEPKLVEAWNQLGEVYWKKGDVAAAHTCFSGALTHCKNKVSLQNLSMVLRQLRTDSGDEHSRHVMDSVRQAKLAVQMDILDGRSWYILGNAYLSLYFSTGQNPKISQQALSAYAQAEKVDRTASSNPDLHLNRATLHKYEENYGEALEGFSRAAALDPAWPEPQQREQQLLDFLNRLTSLLESKGKVKTRKLQGMLGSLRPAHLGPCGDGRYQSASGQKVTLEHKPLSALQPGVNSGAVVLGKVVFSLTTEEKVPLTIPFPVFVWRRPSCWW
- the TTC5 gene encoding tetratricopeptide repeat protein 5 isoform X1, with amino-acid sequence MMAEEEEEVKEILPKLQELVDQLYSFRECYFDTHSVEDAGRKQQDVREEMEKTLQQMEEVVGSVQGKAQVLMLTGKALNVTPDYSPKAEELLSKAVKLEPKLVEAWNQLGEVYWKKGDVAAAHTCFSGALTHCKNKVSLQNLSMVLRQLRTDSGDEHSRHVMDSVRQAKLAVQMDILDGRSWYILGNAYLSLYFSTGQNPKISQQALSAYAQAEKVDRTASSNPDLHLNRATLHKYEENYGEALEGFSRAAALDPAWPEPQQREQQLLDFLNRLTSLLESKGKVKTRKLQGMLGSLRPAHLGPCGDGRYQSASGQKVTLEHKPLSALQPGVNSGAVVLGKVVFSLTTEEKVPFTFGLVDSDGPCCAVMVYNMVQSWGVLIGDSVAIPEPNLRLHRIQHKGKDYSFSSVRVETPLLLVVNGKPQGSSSQAAATVASRPQCE